A genome region from Nitrosopumilus oxyclinae includes the following:
- a CDS encoding type II glyceraldehyde-3-phosphate dehydrogenase, whose protein sequence is MKKVFVNGYGSIGSRIVSFLKDDPEITVVGIGKYSPDSKVDDAISKGLNVYVPESKLDSFSNYKISGSIESALDQSDLVIDAAPGGHGYKNKKNLYEPKKIPAIYQGGESTTGAAAVSELLFNSRVNYNQALGKYHVMQGSCNVTGMGRVLEPLRNKFGDQLVRFDVTLVRRWADIEQTEKKVSDTIEMTEKPHHGDDVKLYFGKDAPLYVRAIKVPTRQMHLHIMDIRFKDTAPKPSEIHDVFTNEFGVATLWTAKGTKDVRDYAQNMGFNFTDTNMIHIHANMTTAIGDTIQMMYSDDQTGIVIPENHMLMQAMLFEKSYKDAFTHTESIFHMAEKKQKLQEYFAKNN, encoded by the coding sequence ATGAAGAAAGTCTTTGTTAATGGATATGGTTCTATTGGAAGCAGAATTGTTTCATTTCTAAAAGATGACCCCGAAATTACAGTTGTAGGTATTGGAAAATACTCTCCAGACAGCAAAGTAGACGATGCAATCTCTAAAGGACTAAATGTTTATGTTCCTGAATCAAAATTAGATTCTTTTTCAAATTATAAAATTTCAGGTTCTATTGAATCTGCATTAGATCAATCCGATTTAGTAATTGATGCTGCTCCTGGCGGGCATGGTTACAAAAATAAAAAAAATCTTTACGAGCCAAAAAAAATCCCTGCAATTTACCAAGGTGGAGAATCCACTACAGGTGCAGCGGCAGTATCTGAATTATTGTTTAATTCCCGAGTAAATTACAATCAGGCATTAGGAAAATACCATGTAATGCAAGGCAGCTGTAATGTTACTGGAATGGGGAGAGTTTTGGAACCATTACGAAACAAGTTTGGTGATCAATTAGTTAGATTCGATGTTACTCTAGTGAGAAGATGGGCTGATATTGAGCAAACTGAGAAAAAAGTTTCTGACACCATAGAGATGACTGAAAAACCACATCATGGTGATGACGTTAAATTATATTTTGGCAAAGATGCGCCATTATACGTTCGTGCAATCAAAGTCCCTACAAGACAAATGCACTTACACATAATGGATATTAGATTCAAAGACACTGCACCAAAACCCTCTGAAATCCACGATGTGTTTACAAATGAATTTGGTGTTGCAACACTTTGGACTGCTAAAGGTACTAAGGATGTAAGAGACTATGCTCAAAATATGGGATTTAATTTTACTGACACCAACATGATTCACATTCATGCTAACATGACTACTGCTATTGGCGATACCATTCAAATGATGTACTCTGATGATCAAACTGGAATTGTAATTCCAGAAAATCACATGTTAATGCAAGCTATGCTTTTTGAAAAATCTTACAAAGATGCATTTACACATACTGAGTCAATATTTCATATGGCTGAGAAAAAACAAAAATTACAAGAATATTTTGCTAAAAATAATTAA
- a CDS encoding CxxC-x17-CxxC domain-containing protein, whose amino-acid sequence MSTDRKMYKCVCADCGKDSEVPFEPKEGRPVYCKECLPKHQK is encoded by the coding sequence ATGTCAACAGACAGAAAAATGTACAAATGCGTATGTGCTGACTGCGGAAAAGATTCCGAAGTTCCTTTTGAACCAAAAGAAGGAAGACCAGTATATTGCAAAGAATGTTTACCAAAACATCAAAAATAG
- a CDS encoding glycosyltransferase, whose protein sequence is MDKNSIISKLAQAIDQSKGDEGRNQYLLKRLRNDRDITNSDRQYLEKILELRISSIDNETIKEKTIIRKKDNTVFLNPKMIKCNSCEKIIKLEEKSLRFQNNWYHELCAKPILEKTKPEITKNVKTPKKKLDLIQVGLVVAIVGFLVTSVFFILGPLSMIAMGIGGVITLYHIVGATGELYSKNKTGKRAPSVFLVFLLGSPFVIGGMIAFEGYTMLESPVRIILLWALTISFWSTMLFVPMAVISKYREDNQQVVKTYPKISIIIPAYNEEKVIANTIEGLLETKYPNKEIIFVDDGSSDSTLSIASRYKKQILVLHKENGGKATALNYGTVYAKGEIIVIVDADTIIGRNALKEIVKGFEVNEHVAAVAGNIKVRNRNNILTKCQALEYITGIQIIRRAFDIFGSITIVPGALGAFRKSFLIEAGAYGKDTIVEDFDQTIKLLKAGLITQGSSKATAYTEAPNTMKDFVAQRKRWYRGNIQVLKRHSDALTNPRFGHLQRLSLPYLFLGMVVTPIIGFIATINAIIGVIMGDGLYILQISLIFVVVHYLMTALALRIDNEDPKLLLYTIFLVYGFKQVVDYLLLKAIIEQLRNKKATWTSAKRIGV, encoded by the coding sequence TTGGACAAAAATTCAATCATCTCAAAACTAGCTCAGGCTATAGATCAATCAAAAGGAGATGAAGGTAGAAATCAATACTTGTTGAAAAGACTTAGGAATGATAGAGACATTACAAATTCAGATAGACAGTATTTAGAGAAAATTTTAGAATTAAGAATTTCCAGCATTGACAATGAAACAATCAAGGAAAAAACAATAATTCGGAAAAAAGACAATACTGTTTTTTTAAATCCAAAAATGATCAAATGTAATTCTTGTGAAAAAATAATTAAACTTGAAGAAAAATCATTAAGATTTCAAAACAATTGGTATCATGAATTATGTGCAAAACCAATTTTAGAAAAAACTAAACCAGAAATTACTAAAAATGTAAAAACTCCAAAAAAGAAACTAGATTTAATTCAAGTGGGATTAGTTGTAGCAATTGTTGGATTTCTTGTAACAAGTGTTTTTTTCATTTTAGGACCTCTAAGTATGATTGCTATGGGTATTGGCGGAGTAATCACCCTATATCACATAGTTGGAGCTACAGGAGAGCTATACTCTAAAAATAAAACTGGAAAACGTGCACCATCAGTGTTTTTGGTGTTTCTTTTAGGTTCCCCATTTGTCATTGGAGGGATGATTGCATTTGAAGGATACACAATGTTAGAATCACCTGTAAGAATAATTTTGTTATGGGCACTAACTATCTCATTTTGGTCAACAATGTTGTTTGTACCTATGGCAGTCATAAGCAAGTATCGAGAAGATAATCAACAAGTTGTAAAAACATACCCAAAAATATCAATCATAATTCCAGCTTATAATGAAGAAAAAGTAATTGCAAATACAATTGAAGGGTTACTAGAAACAAAATACCCAAATAAAGAAATTATTTTTGTAGATGATGGTAGTAGTGATTCAACATTATCAATAGCATCAAGATATAAAAAACAAATTCTTGTATTGCATAAAGAAAACGGAGGTAAAGCTACTGCACTAAATTATGGAACTGTATATGCAAAAGGCGAGATCATAGTAATAGTTGATGCAGATACAATTATTGGAAGAAATGCTCTAAAAGAGATTGTAAAAGGATTTGAAGTAAATGAACATGTTGCAGCAGTTGCCGGCAACATAAAAGTAAGAAACAGAAATAACATATTAACAAAATGTCAAGCATTAGAATACATAACTGGAATTCAAATTATCCGAAGAGCTTTTGATATATTTGGATCAATTACTATAGTACCAGGAGCATTAGGTGCATTTAGAAAATCATTTTTGATAGAGGCCGGAGCATACGGTAAAGATACGATTGTCGAGGATTTTGATCAAACAATAAAACTTCTAAAAGCAGGTCTAATTACACAAGGAAGTAGTAAAGCTACAGCCTATACTGAAGCACCAAATACAATGAAAGACTTTGTTGCTCAAAGAAAACGATGGTATAGAGGAAACATTCAGGTACTAAAAAGACATTCAGATGCTTTAACCAATCCCAGATTTGGACATCTGCAAAGACTATCCCTACCATACCTATTCCTAGGAATGGTTGTTACTCCAATCATTGGTTTTATTGCTACAATTAATGCCATAATAGGCGTCATTATGGGGGATGGTTTGTATATTTTACAAATATCTTTAATTTTTGTTGTTGTGCACTATCTAATGACGGCATTAGCATTGAGAATTGATAATGAGGATCCCAAGTTACTCCTCTATACAATATTTTTAGTATACGGGTTCAAACAGGTTGTAGACTATTTGTTACTAAAAGCAATTATAGAACAATTAAGAAACAAGAAAGCTACTTGGACAAGTGCGAAAAGAATTGGAGTGTAA
- a CDS encoding polysaccharide deacetylase family protein produces MLFNKKCIVLSIIISLVLLIPHEQILAEENEIVEVEIKYTNGDRADFNDMEVKIFQDFDKVPILEKKIESNPEKILLPINHRYKIEVYVNGMYADVGYIQLNNNPEKLNIIIPLSGGLKFEVYYKNGNPIKDATVIIKSQDNVEWRKGLTNDKGETTRYWIQSTTKQDEHYIADVYLGEIFITSDYPIKLQAGLSLDKKINTNLQEVLEELITVNLYSGTKKITSNDGNYKVSLVNSVGKTVTTSDVNFRGDAQFSNLKTGMYSIKISSENNAENKYWPENKIPLVGNVNHFNIYKHTPKMIENENPLLECNCIAFRLDDIQDYWLADTQIEMIKLFEEENIPLTIGVIGGLIGNDQKITSVIKETLLNNNTEISNHSWNNDALTTVSKETQEKYILDTNEKIFEIFGVIPTSFIPPQNLYNDNTVEILKENGFTHLTSHIKENSRIFVENEFHNIPATTETGVLINGKDWVLNETSEIESEIIKSINQKGYAIIMMHPQGFTIKNEEIYAEPNQKALLELKILLGNVSTLDSKFVKLSEIKKNSTQNNYQENTHQTPINNTNVEKVKNTIDTCNCVSFRLDGVQDYWLNNIQIEIMNVFIENKIPLTVGIIADAFGNDQKITSFVKENTSKNGKILEVATKGIGLTPYTNYDKDEQNQNLKESIERIESVVGVAPHIFIPPSNVANSDTLKILEENKITHISTSLVNEENPTFALKGENIYRFPQITATGKFNPTSNIYEGRNSQQVVNELIDGVKNYGFGIITIQPQEFATVINSTYTNSVNKNQINELIKIIDEIDEKGYKIVPIGKINSNLIIVVPQWIKNNAGWWADGSIDDKTFVQGIEYLVKEKIIHVNDKSQTSKIEQNIPQWIKNNAGWWADGSIDDKTFVQGIEYLVKNGIILY; encoded by the coding sequence ATGTTATTTAATAAAAAATGTATAGTGTTATCCATCATCATATCACTTGTTTTACTAATACCACATGAACAAATTTTGGCAGAAGAAAATGAAATTGTTGAAGTTGAAATCAAATACACAAATGGTGATAGAGCAGATTTTAACGATATGGAGGTAAAAATATTTCAAGACTTTGATAAAGTACCAATACTAGAAAAAAAAATAGAAAGTAATCCTGAAAAAATTTTATTGCCAATAAACCATCGCTATAAAATTGAAGTTTATGTTAATGGGATGTATGCCGATGTAGGATATATTCAATTAAATAATAATCCTGAAAAACTAAACATAATCATTCCATTATCAGGAGGTTTAAAGTTTGAAGTTTATTATAAAAATGGAAATCCGATCAAAGATGCAACAGTAATTATAAAATCCCAAGACAATGTGGAATGGAGAAAAGGGTTAACAAATGATAAAGGTGAAACAACACGGTATTGGATTCAATCCACTACAAAACAAGATGAACATTATATTGCAGATGTGTATTTAGGAGAAATTTTTATCACTTCGGATTATCCCATTAAATTACAAGCTGGATTATCACTTGATAAAAAAATAAATACAAATTTGCAAGAAGTTTTAGAAGAATTAATTACAGTTAATTTGTATTCAGGTACAAAAAAAATTACATCAAATGATGGAAATTATAAAGTGTCGTTAGTAAATTCAGTTGGAAAAACTGTCACTACATCAGATGTAAATTTTAGAGGAGATGCCCAATTTTCGAATCTAAAAACGGGAATGTATTCTATTAAAATAAGTAGTGAAAACAATGCAGAAAATAAATATTGGCCAGAAAATAAAATACCATTAGTAGGAAATGTAAATCATTTCAACATCTACAAACATACACCTAAAATGATTGAAAATGAAAATCCGTTACTCGAATGTAACTGTATTGCATTCAGACTTGATGATATACAAGATTATTGGTTAGCAGACACACAAATTGAAATGATAAAATTGTTTGAAGAAGAAAACATACCACTTACAATTGGGGTAATTGGAGGCCTCATAGGAAATGATCAAAAGATCACATCAGTAATCAAAGAAACATTACTAAATAATAATACAGAAATTTCAAATCATAGTTGGAATAATGACGCTCTAACAACCGTTAGTAAAGAAACACAAGAAAAATACATCCTAGATACAAATGAAAAAATATTTGAAATTTTCGGAGTAATACCAACATCATTCATCCCTCCTCAGAATTTGTATAATGACAATACAGTTGAAATTTTAAAAGAAAATGGATTTACCCATTTAACATCACATATTAAAGAAAATAGTAGAATTTTTGTAGAAAATGAATTTCATAATATCCCTGCAACAACAGAAACAGGCGTCCTAATTAATGGAAAAGATTGGGTACTTAATGAAACAAGTGAAATTGAATCAGAAATAATCAAGAGCATTAATCAAAAAGGATATGCCATAATCATGATGCATCCACAAGGGTTTACAATTAAAAACGAAGAAATTTATGCAGAACCAAATCAAAAAGCCCTTTTGGAATTAAAAATATTATTGGGTAACGTATCCACATTAGATTCAAAATTTGTAAAGTTAAGTGAAATTAAAAAGAACAGCACTCAAAATAATTATCAAGAAAATACACATCAAACTCCAATAAACAATACAAACGTAGAGAAGGTTAAAAATACAATCGACACCTGTAATTGTGTATCTTTTAGATTAGATGGGGTACAAGATTATTGGTTAAACAATATTCAAATTGAAATTATGAATGTATTTATTGAAAATAAAATTCCTTTAACAGTTGGGATTATTGCAGATGCCTTTGGAAATGATCAAAAAATTACTTCATTTGTAAAAGAAAATACAAGCAAGAATGGAAAAATTTTAGAAGTTGCAACTAAAGGGATTGGATTAACGCCATATACCAATTATGACAAAGATGAACAAAATCAAAATCTAAAAGAATCAATAGAGAGAATTGAATCAGTAGTAGGTGTCGCTCCACATATTTTCATACCTCCAAGTAACGTGGCAAATTCAGACACTCTTAAAATATTAGAAGAAAATAAAATTACTCATATCAGTACTAGTCTAGTAAATGAAGAAAACCCCACATTTGCATTAAAAGGGGAAAACATCTACAGATTCCCACAAATAACTGCAACAGGGAAATTTAATCCAACATCAAATATCTATGAAGGAAGAAACTCACAGCAAGTGGTAAATGAATTAATTGACGGAGTCAAGAATTACGGATTTGGAATAATAACAATTCAACCACAAGAATTCGCCACTGTCATTAATTCAACATATACAAACTCTGTGAATAAAAATCAAATTAATGAATTAATAAAAATCATTGATGAAATTGATGAAAAAGGGTACAAAATTGTACCAATTGGAAAGATCAATTCTAATTTAATAATAGTTGTTCCACAGTGGATTAAAAATAATGCAGGGTGGTGGGCAGATGGTTCAATTGATGACAAAACATTTGTGCAAGGAATAGAGTATCTAGTTAAAGAAAAAATAATTCATGTTAATGATAAATCTCAAACGTCAAAAATAGAACAAAACATTCCACAGTGGATTAAAAATAATGCAGGGTGGTGGGCAGATGGTTCAATTGATGACAAAACATTTGTGCAAGGAATAGAGTATCTAGTTAAGAATGGAATTATTTTGTATTGA
- a CDS encoding response regulator: MKSKNSVLIIEDSPAVGMLLAEFMKKLGYTDIKTAESGHAGISLFKQFVEKDITPLIFLDYNLPDSTANSIMSQILPIKPFTKIIIETANSKDEDTIKEVIGLGAYHYLQKPIHFNEVEKIITILEEEESYLEKKSPRTSTSQEDDIDEEKIIEHIDFILKTNNQISLNKIEQILGFSNEFIVTYLKKLETKGKIVQLDNKKEIACNQCDSIRTSQVFFCPTCKSSNFKLGKLIEHYDCGNITEESTYENELCPNCKKEIKALGVDYRVMQNHYICNDCGGLSPEISTSYICLKCESRFKLEEARWKSSVNYKVLNTK, from the coding sequence TTGAAATCAAAAAACTCTGTTTTAATTATTGAAGATAGTCCTGCTGTTGGTATGTTGCTAGCTGAATTTATGAAAAAACTAGGTTATACAGATATCAAAACCGCCGAGTCTGGACATGCTGGGATATCTCTATTCAAACAATTTGTTGAAAAAGATATCACTCCGTTAATATTTTTGGATTATAATCTTCCTGATAGTACTGCAAATTCCATAATGTCTCAGATATTGCCGATAAAACCTTTTACAAAAATTATAATTGAAACAGCAAATAGCAAAGACGAAGACACAATTAAAGAAGTAATTGGATTGGGTGCATATCACTATCTTCAAAAACCAATCCATTTCAATGAAGTTGAAAAAATTATCACAATATTGGAAGAAGAAGAATCATATTTGGAAAAAAAGTCTCCCAGAACTAGTACATCTCAAGAAGATGATATAGATGAAGAGAAAATTATAGAACATATTGATTTTATTTTAAAAACTAATAATCAAATTAGTTTGAATAAAATTGAACAGATCCTTGGGTTTTCAAATGAATTTATTGTAACTTATTTGAAAAAGCTAGAAACAAAAGGAAAAATAGTTCAACTAGACAATAAAAAAGAAATTGCTTGCAATCAATGTGATTCTATACGAACATCTCAGGTATTCTTTTGTCCTACTTGTAAAAGTTCAAATTTCAAATTAGGTAAATTAATTGAACATTATGATTGTGGTAATATTACAGAAGAAAGTACTTATGAAAATGAACTTTGTCCAAACTGTAAAAAGGAAATTAAAGCATTAGGTGTGGATTACAGAGTAATGCAAAACCATTACATTTGCAATGATTGTGGTGGACTTTCTCCTGAAATTTCAACTAGTTACATTTGTTTGAAATGTGAAAGTAGATTTAAACTTGAAGAAGCACGTTGGAAATCAAGTGTAAATTACAAAGTTCTCAATACAAAATAA
- a CDS encoding DsbA family protein, translated as MLHAPSLAIGAIISAIVIIIAFTMFDGITNPTELKIEPTPTIQQAGPAKITMETFLANGSPILGNPNAPVTLIEFGDYQCHFCNVFFHSTEGKILENYVETGKVKMIFKDYNIIGPDSVNASHGAHCANDQGLFWEYHDILYSNWTGENNGWASSENLGRFAQEIGLDMDVWSECMLNGLHSQTILASNEDAKNLELTGTPAFFVIGPDGKTTRLFGAQPLETFEKVFEMELEK; from the coding sequence TTGTTACATGCACCTTCACTTGCCATAGGAGCCATAATTTCAGCAATAGTCATCATAATTGCATTTACAATGTTTGATGGAATTACAAATCCTACAGAACTAAAAATTGAACCAACGCCCACCATACAACAAGCAGGTCCTGCAAAAATTACCATGGAGACATTTCTTGCAAATGGCTCACCAATACTTGGAAATCCAAACGCACCAGTGACATTAATTGAATTTGGAGACTATCAATGTCATTTTTGCAATGTGTTCTTTCATTCAACTGAAGGTAAAATTTTAGAAAACTATGTTGAAACAGGTAAAGTAAAAATGATTTTCAAAGATTACAACATAATTGGCCCTGATTCTGTAAATGCATCACATGGGGCACATTGTGCAAATGATCAAGGTTTGTTTTGGGAATATCATGATATTTTGTATTCCAATTGGACTGGAGAGAATAATGGGTGGGCATCATCAGAGAATTTAGGTAGATTTGCTCAAGAAATAGGATTAGACATGGATGTATGGTCTGAATGTATGTTAAACGGATTGCATTCACAAACAATTCTTGCAAGTAATGAAGATGCAAAAAATTTAGAATTAACTGGAACCCCTGCATTTTTTGTCATAGGACCTGATGGAAAAACAACCAGATTGTTTGGAGCTCAGCCTTTAGAAACATTTGAAAAAGTTTTTGAAATGGAATTAGAAAAATAG
- a CDS encoding hydroxymethylglutaryl-CoA synthase family protein: MAAGIDDIAIYIPRLYIDAADFADNRGLDPVKLQKGLGVSQMAIVDANQDPACLAANACLRIMQKNKLSPDDIGRLYISTESAFDESKAMNSYVIGMLEQVYGQGAFEHCGGVETKFACVSGSYALYDNANWIRAGEAEGKHALVVVSDIAKYDMGSSGEMTQGAGAVVMLLNDEPRLLGFDPKVTSTSIKDEYDFYRPFGKETPIVHGQYSNLLYMIQVRKALEIYKKKVASSGLIKLEPDETILDHMDYINMHLPYSNMGKKALAYLVRHEWRKLPRWKKILQEIGVEEPVPKDPRGTIESVLGDEEFMAKDHEFTKLFTKTETYQEVYESKLSSSLIASSMIGNLYTASLYLGFRSSLEFEYQKGIDLEGKRVGFGSYGSGSSAMVFSGVIQPSYKEIVKNLNLEAEIGDRRRLTWDEYEELHENKLAPEESMVNSKKEFVLVNVDTKKESRGERHYVYNE; this comes from the coding sequence ATGGCAGCTGGAATTGATGACATTGCAATTTACATCCCAAGATTGTATATCGATGCAGCTGATTTTGCAGATAATAGAGGATTAGACCCAGTAAAATTACAAAAAGGCTTAGGAGTTTCACAGATGGCAATAGTTGATGCCAATCAAGACCCAGCATGTCTTGCAGCAAATGCATGCTTACGAATTATGCAAAAAAACAAACTTTCACCTGACGATATAGGAAGATTATACATTTCAACTGAATCAGCATTTGATGAATCAAAAGCAATGAATTCATACGTTATTGGAATGCTAGAGCAAGTTTACGGTCAAGGTGCATTTGAGCACTGCGGAGGAGTTGAAACTAAATTCGCATGTGTAAGTGGTTCTTATGCACTTTATGATAATGCAAACTGGATTAGAGCAGGAGAAGCAGAAGGAAAACATGCACTGGTAGTAGTATCAGATATTGCAAAATATGATATGGGTTCTAGTGGTGAAATGACACAAGGTGCAGGAGCAGTAGTTATGCTTCTGAATGATGAACCCCGATTATTGGGTTTTGATCCTAAAGTAACATCAACATCAATTAAAGATGAATATGATTTTTACAGACCTTTTGGAAAAGAAACTCCTATTGTTCATGGACAGTATTCCAATTTACTTTACATGATTCAAGTAAGAAAAGCACTTGAAATATACAAGAAAAAAGTTGCATCATCAGGATTAATCAAATTAGAACCAGATGAGACAATTTTAGATCATATGGACTACATCAACATGCATTTGCCTTATAGTAACATGGGAAAGAAGGCCTTAGCATATCTAGTTAGACATGAATGGAGAAAATTGCCAAGATGGAAGAAGATTTTACAAGAGATTGGAGTAGAAGAACCAGTTCCCAAAGATCCACGTGGAACAATTGAATCAGTATTAGGTGATGAGGAATTTATGGCAAAAGATCATGAATTTACCAAGCTATTTACAAAAACTGAAACATATCAAGAAGTTTATGAATCAAAACTATCTAGTTCTTTGATTGCATCTAGTATGATAGGTAATTTGTATACTGCATCACTATACTTGGGATTTAGAAGTAGTTTAGAATTTGAATATCAAAAAGGAATTGATCTTGAAGGAAAAAGAGTAGGATTTGGATCATATGGAAGTGGCAGTAGTGCAATGGTGTTCAGTGGAGTAATCCAACCATCTTACAAAGAAATAGTAAAAAATCTGAATTTGGAAGCAGAGATTGGAGATAGAAGAAGACTCACATGGGATGAATATGAAGAATTACACGAAAACAAACTAGCCCCTGAAGAATCCATGGTTAATTCAAAGAAAGAATTTGTTCTTGTAAATGTGGATACTAAAAAAGAATCCAGAGGCGAAAGACACTATGTTTACAATGAATAA